Within Ciona intestinalis unplaced genomic scaffold, KH HT000140.2, whole genome shotgun sequence, the genomic segment TCACTGATTGGTTGCCAAACTGTTATCCCGAAAGTTGAATATATGATAACCCATAAGCGGATTTCAATTGcgaacaatataaaatatgtgttttaacttttatggtCCTGCTATTAGAACTGGACCTAAACCCAGTTTTTAGTAAAACGTGGCTGTTTCATATAGCTTTACTATTAACGTTTTTACTGCAGCAGTTTTCAGTTGTACATTATCACTAACAAATTTTCACTCGAACAGAGTAACAAGTGCTTAAACTCAAGGGTTCGTAATGACTAAATATGCCGATTATGTGGTTTAAAGTTATCGATTTGCTGAGTAGCCTACATCGAATTTCATGTTTTAGCAACACTTCAAAATTCAAGAGCtactttattttgttgctCTGGTAATTGAGCACTACAAAGAGAAAATCgtttgtaagtttaaatagTGATTTAACAGCTGTAGTTCGTACTGTGCCGCCTATGATTTATGAACGATTAGTGTTTAGCATATTCTGCGTAGctaaatttttagattttttaatcAGCTTATAGCATTTAAATATGCGGCATGGTAAATAAAAAGATGAAAACAAAACCGTTTTCAATAAGCACCACAAATTCAGTAGTTTGTATTGTAAATTGCAGTAGAATAAAAATGCCAACACATTGAAAGCAACATATAAAGGGCTAATAATTTGCGAACTTAAGGTTTAAGCTAAGagttagaaaaaaattgcTTGTGCTTCtcagttgtttttaaaatggtagactacacattttaaaacttaagtcAAAAacttgtacatttttttaccccTAATAAAGTGAAAATTTTAGTAATTCTAGCCGGTGCAtcctttaaaaattatgttagcAAGCGCAAGTCTAGAGATACGTACATACGACTGAAAAGGACTGTGTATATGCCTGTGAAGATTTATAGACGATACCATCATCACACTTTTTTTACTCGAAaactgttttctgtttttactaAAACGTTCTcgtaattgtaaaaattaaaaattcatattcttttattttctgttagTTTGTTTAGtaaacttatatagtagggtgggggaagatgggacacctttagcacacaatatctaaatattatggtcgtgttttaaacaattaaccacgcTATATTGGAGTcttaaagatacggttttataaatctttgagtgttctttgtttactagcaaatggaactagaaaatagaatgaagaagtgtcccatatttccccatcctactataaatataaaagtaagtGCAGGTCGCGTACAGTTTAAGAATCACATGTGTGTCTCcgctttaattttttaattcgaAGTGCCAGTATAACTTCGCCTATCAAATAACGTTAGCCTATTGCATTTATTCTTTGCCGTAGAAACTTAGGCAATATGAAACGTATTTGCTGTTTCGGTTTTGCTTGTGTTGTTGGTTTGCTTGGTCTTGCATCGGCCGTGATAGCACTTGCAACAAATTACTGGTTTTTGGTTGAAACCAGTACCGATAATACAACAGCCATTGATGTGGTCTCTATGTACCAATACCCATACCGTGTTGGTATTTGGTTGACGTGTTATGAAGACAAGATACCAGATTCAGGTACGAAAACTTAAATCCAGTTTATAAATTATCCTGTGAAGCTTCTAAGATGgcatattaaatattcaattaaaaattatatccgtaatacatagtagggtgggggaagtttgaacacctgttcattctattttctcgtcttatttatAGTtggtaaacagaaaacatccaaagaattagaaaaccgtATATCCTTACAATttccatatagaccgttgttaattgtttaaaacacggtcaggatatttggatattatgcgctaaaggtgtccatcttccccgaccctattatataaaaaatctgttgtaacgactatcgttggaCCAAAATGTCGTTCACTCATGGAATTTACTTTTTCAGTTAACCCTGAAAAACTGATCAGCGGCCAGTGTGTGTTAGATTACGATTTCCAACTCCAAAGAACAGAAGGTATGATAGGAATAATTCGTTATCACAATTTTGGTTCATTTATAAGtatgtataaattattaatgaaCCAAAattgtgatatatatatatatatatatatatacgtcgCTATATAGTACATTTGGTTAGCGTgcatgcctctaacccagaggtgatTGGTACAagcctcgtcgctgctaccattgggggcgtatgtgtccttgggcaagacacctatatcggcaattgttccaacccagtggtcactaatgggttgtccaaattgccaGCCTTTTTTAAAGGGCAAAAACTTCCAAAacacaatcacctacaaagctagtataactcgtaagcgagcatgaggtgaaagaaacagaacacccgcgtttaaaagctgtcattttccagccacgtgaagtaagttacattcattcatacgtAAAGACgcttttaatcaattaaaaacggtctatgctctatgggaatcgtaaggtcacggttttacaatttttaaatgttttatattcactAGAATATGGGacgtaaaaatacaaaatgtgtCCCACTATACAGTCGGGTGGGGAAgatttttctttctattttctcgtcccatttggtagcaaacaaagaactttaagtttggacacctgttcattctattttctcgtctcatttagttagtaaacaaaatacatccaaagaattataaaaccgtatatcctTACAatttccatagactgttgttatttgattaaaaacacgatcaggatatttcgattttatgtgctaaggacgtcccttctttccccaccctaccatactaaacatatttattttaatgtcaTGCCATCTTTGTAGATTTTGCCCGGACAAGCGCCGTAAGCTTGGTCCTAGCATGTGGTATTATGTTTGTTGCCAGTATAATGGGCTTGACGGGTTGCATCTGCAGACGAAGTACTCCAATACTAATAAGTGGACTGTTTACGTACGTATCAGGTAAGGTATACAGCTACACACCTTTACGcacaattttgtttctattagaagtttaacctagtaaaataaatggctcgtttgtccgctaggtgtagcgaccacgcctattttcttccaatataatgtaaatatgttttacactgtaagcgtattttaacaacttgttttgtcgctatatcttgtctttttatttaatatattcctaaatcttcgctactgtaatcgaacAGACAAATGTTATTACCTTTTGGTCGTATGTGTCagtcacacataaaaaaaatcgctcacaaagtaacatacatggtaactcgtaagttgacacaatgtgtatgaaacagaacgctggtgctataacgactgtcgttttccggcctcGCTTCCTTTGCCAagacatatatattattgatTGCTTTAATCCAGTGGTACCTtatgtgttgtctaaattatcagacTGATACTAaaaccaatttaaaacaacagcaTTCTAATGCATAATATCACCCCTGTTTTATAACTCTAAATTTCCACCACGCGTGGATGAATAAGCGAcgattatttttatcttttcgcAGGTATTTGTACTTTGGTAGCTATGTGTAGTTTCATTGGACGTATAGTTACTGGACAAAGCGACCTTAAACCGTACGATAATATATCAACAAAATTCGGCTGGTCGTTTTTTCTCGGTTGGGTTTCTCTTGCTCTACAAGTCGTTTCTGCGTCTTTGCTTGTTGGTGGAGCCAAAGGATGTGGTAGCACCATGAAAAGTGGAAACAATTTCGCATAAAATGAACCTTATGAAATCAAAGCTTCAACGACGGTTAAACCCTTTTAAATCGCTATTTTAAAGCCGATATTTTTAGGTCGCAATTTAAGCCGCATTTATAGCCGAAACATTATACGCGAATTTTCGCCTCAAGTTTGAACCGCTTTTAGGCCGAAAATGTCCTATTGCCGCATAAAATCTTTAAGTCTAACTTTTAACCGACTTTTTTGAACTAGgtaaatcaaaaattttattGTCGGGTTTTTAGGCTGTGGCTTTGTTTAGTattgtggggaaagatgggacgtctttagcacataaaacccaaatatcctgatcgcgttttaaacaattaacaacagcctatgggagtcgtgagaatacagttctATAAATCCTTAAATtatccttgtttactaccaaatgaaacaagaaaatagtacgaaaaggtgtcccatctcccccaccctactatatattaagaaTTCGGTATCCGAAGAATAACGTCACTcatgtataaaacatacagaaaactagttgatgtttaatttatttcgaCACTGTTACTGTTTTGGTGTTTTCCTGATTACCCAACAAAAATTGCgaagttatatttttggtaaagctggcacgaggtgtatggaacagattacccgtgttaaaatgactgtccttgccccgccagacgaggataaataagttatatttattcttttggTCACTGATAGCCACACCAGTTAAGAACATTACTCAAAGaaaaaccgtttttttttcatgtaaaatattttaaaaatagattttctCTGCTAATAGCAACGTATAACATCCAATATTTTCTACTTCAcgataatttataaaaaaaattgtcattttaaaaaatagtgttTATAAGTTAGGtaccttaatttttaaaattccagACTGTCTTAATGTTCCGTTGTAGTCTATAGaatatgtatgtatttttaGTAGTATTATTATTCCTGTACTagtattgtattatttattttactgtaCGGTTATGGCATGATATTTTGCACACATATTAGGTAGCCAATTAAATATGAAGTCTTACATTGAAATTCTTGTTTTACGCTGgtatcatatatagtagggtgggaaaagacgggacacctttagcacataatatccaaatatcctgatcgtgttttaaataattaacaacggtctatgatgggagtcgtgaggatgcggttttgtaattctttaagttttctttgtttactaccaaatgggacaagaaaatagaatgaaaagctgtcccatcttcccccaccctactaataACACAGTCGTTAGAGCGGTAGCAACCCGTCAGGTATATAGGTTCGAATCTAAATTCTGTTTGTTGctccaaagttacatatatctTGGGagagacggaacacctttttattctattttctggtcccatttgtcaaaaatacaaagaactagaattataaaaacgcaGCCTCTTGACTTCaacaggatattttgatactGTGTGCGCAAGGTGactttcccaccctaccatacattaaaaacgGTACAGAAtccaataaaacaattacccaccgAAGTTGCATGCGCGATAAACGTGTAcaatgtgtgaaacagaacacccatattataacgactatgTTTACTCGACGAATATTacgagtataaataagttacatttatttatttaccaaatatatattgaaactGACGTATTTTGAGGTGAAGattctaaataaaacatggtGTTTCGCGTCAGTCAGAAGTATATAAACGAACTTTGTGGCATATTTTTATAGactttttatcttttacacttaaatatatatctcacGTACGTCAGTATGACAACAGCAGTGAAATCTTTGTGTAttcaatctattttaaaacacgccGAGTATTAAAATCGTAAGACAAACAAGGTTATCAAAAGGCTAAGCCGTGaaaatggtttataattaGGAAAACATTATGCTTAGTTCTCACGTTCACACGAAAGAACATGCACAAGTTCACGTAATGTCTGTAAACTTGTCTATATAAGCAGCTACAGTCAGTGTATTAAACAAGCAAAACTACAATCATGAAGTTTGTGATCATCTTCGCAGTTTTGGCAGTGGCTTCGGCCAAAAGACTTTTTCATCAGTGAGTATTCCGTTATATTATTCACTTATTGTCTATCACAATAATAGacttatattataacagtGTTATATAGCACTGTGTGTGTTAAATGTgctatagtggggtggggaagatggaagaacttttcattctatttgctcggtccatttggtagtaaacaaagaacattattcaaacaattataaaaccatatcctcagacttttatagaccgttcttaattgttttaaacacgatcatgatatttgaatattgtgtgctaaaggtgtcccatcttccccaccctccCATAAAGCGTATTATATGATGTaatattgtgttataacgtgttctaatgtattataatttgtattaatgtattattgtaaagtggggtaagatgggacatgttttcattctcttttctttctccatttggtagtaaacaagaagtAATTTTAGAATTATATTCCCATAGAaccgcgactctaaaatagcgtagTTGATTGTTCAACACACAATCAGAAAAATGGGGTTtagatgctaacggtatccaatCAAGCATTATAGTAAAATATGTTGCTGAcaccgtggtatagtggtttgCGCGCCTGccattggttcaaggctcgacgttgctaccattgtgggcgtatgtgtccttgtgcaagaaacggcaattgctccaacccagtggtcactaatgggttgtccaaattatcagccatacataaaaaaatgaaaaaatccccctcaaaataatcacccacgaagtacatacatggtaactcgtaagctggcacggggtgttgaacccgtgtgataacgactgtcgttttccggccacgcgaggataaagtaaggtacattcattcattcatgttgttttattttttaaagggaTCAGGTCTTAAGAATTCAACCAAATGGATACGAGCTTAAAGTCATAGAAAACTTGGCTGAAACATTTCCAAACGTAAGTTATACCCTCGCCCACATTAccgaaaatcaaaatttaaaatagttttgcaaaattaaacttattaaaatttatttaaaaaaaaaaaaattaaatggaaactttttgattttatttaaataaagtagaaAAAAGTTGTCAAATTTAGATCgattgtaattttatttttagctatTAGAGTACCAACGCGTTTTTAcataatgggttcaaagctcgatgTTGGTACCATTAAggccgtatgtgtccttgggcaaggcacctaacgacaattgctcgaaccgagtggtcactaatgggttgtggttgtctaaattatcaaccataaaaaaaatgaaaaaatcaccctatcaaaaaaatatcacccacaaagtaacatacttggtaactcataagctgacatgcggtgtatgaaacagaacactcgtgtttaacgactatcgttttttGGCcgcacgaggataaagtaggttacattcattcattcattcattcattcattcacatttaaCAATTCTTTTTTAGATTGATTTCTGGTCTGAACCAAGTCCAGTCCGTCCAGTAGACATCCATATACCACTCGACCAACTAAGCGCAGTCAAAGTTTTTCTTGCAAGAAACAGGTAAGAAACCcgttgtattttttgtttaatcaaaCTTAAATACAACAGTAACCGTCTTTCCCGCACATTTTGTTTGGCCgtaataataaattcaaataatactgaaacattttttcgtTTATTATTGATTGGGTATTGGTAAAAAGAG encodes:
- the LOC100182489 gene encoding claudin domain-containing protein 1, producing the protein MKRICCFGFACVVGLLGLASAVIALATNYWFLVETSTDNTTAIDVVSMYQYPYRVGIWLTCYEDKIPDSVNPEKLISGQCVLDYDFQLQRTEDFARTSAVSLVLACGIMFVASIMGLTGCICRRSTPILISGLFTYVSGICTLVAMCSFIGRIVTGQSDLKPYDNISTKFGWSFFLGWVSLALQVVSASLLVGGAKGCGSTMKSGNNFA